The genomic interval CACGGAGGCGTCCCGCTGGGGATTCACTGCTCCGGTTCCCCCATGAAGCCCAGAGGGACCAGACTGAGCAGGAATCTGTCTAATGAAGCTGAGGCTGAGAGACCGAGGAGGGTGTGAAGTGTGAGgtgagttttttgtttgtgtttctctcttttcctctttctcctcattcctctccctctctcctttctttctgtctcctctctcctccctctctcctcattcctctccctcctcttctctttctcctctcctcactctctctctgtgtactTCTCgtctcctttttctgtctcttctttctttcctctctctctcctcatctctctttcctctcatccctctctgtctcccctctccccctctttctctctctctgtgccccTTTATCTcacctctcttctttcttctctccctctctgtgtatttcttgtctctcctccctttctctttcctctcttcatctttcttgtatgtttctctcttttcctctttcttacTGTTTTCTCACCTCTCTTATTTCTTtcgtctcctctctcccctcatctctctttccccccctttctcatccctctctctctctctctctctgtctcttctctcctctctcactcatctctcttctctctcctcatctttcctgtatgtttctctcttttcctctttcttacTGGTTTCTCAcgtcttctttcctctctctctctcctcatctctctttcctctcatccctctctgtctcctctctccttcctttctctcctcatccctcttcccctctttctctctctctgtgccccTCTTTATCTcacctctcttctttcttctctccctctctgtgtatttcttgtctctcctccctttctctttcctcttctctttctctttcctctcttcatctttcttgtatgtttctctcttttcctctttcttacTGTTTTCTtacctctcttctttcttctcgtctctttcccccctttctctttcctctccctctcctctcatccctctctctctctgtccctctttctctcctcatctttcctgtatgtttctctctgtatcttcCTCTTTCTTACTGGTTTCTCAcgtcttctttcttctctccctctcctcatccctctctccctgtggcCCTACATGCAGATAACAGTcatctttctgtgtttctttcttctcctctttcttctcccccccccccccccctctctcctccttccccctctcaCCCACCTGTATGAACAGAGGCATGTGTGGCTCCTCCATCGACTGAATGGCCGACTCCACCAGCGTGACCGCGGCCTCCAGCTGATCGCTGTGTCGACGAATCAGGGATCGAACGTGTTTCAGTTTGTCGTCCTGTTGCCTGGAAATCAGACCCACCAGCTCCTGCTTCCGCTCCTCCAAGATGGCCACCAGACAGTCGAAGTGGTTCGCCAGCTGCTctctctgccgctgaccgttctcctgatgtgaaaataaacaagattCCTCATTTCAGCAAAGTTATCAAGTCACACTTCCCTGTGTTCAATCTGTAAATGAGTTATTAAGAAATTTAaccaaataaaaactgtgattttaaaacttcctgtgtgttattgttgttttactACTCGTGAAATTATCAGAATCAGCTTTATCAGATTTATTAGTCAACTACGACTGAACAATAAAACGCATGCACAGAAACGAGTCACAAACAGCCAGGTTTTAGATTTCATCATAATTTGTTTTTCTACCTCAGATTTGTTGCGTTTGTCACATTCTgaccaaaaagaaaagtttaaaaccacaattaacCGCCTGGTTTCTTCGACTTTCACTCAGGAACAAAAGTCCGCCTTTAAACTTGAAAGTACTGCTGCGACATTTATCGTGATAATTATCCATATTGGATGAAATGAGATTTTTGTGATAAAACTGTCGACCGTTGTGGGATCTAGTGGTAAGAAGGCGACCAACTGAACACCTGTCCCCTCACCCCTCACCCTCCGAGCGTGTCAGTGACAAAATGGCGTCGTCTATCAAGCATTTTATATGGCTATATTTAGACAATGTATGTAATTGTTGGTCTGTAGTAGTTAACAGCTGACATGTAAGTAGATTTAACAAACTAAAGCGCCAAAGTAAACACAGTTTGGTGCGGTTTGTCCGCTGTAGGCTACTGTAGCAACATGGCGTCGCAACATGGCGGACTCCGAGGAACAGAACTTCGCCCATTCCCAACGAACGCTCACTTAGTTAACATTAGCAGGTGATaatacactaataaaaacatatttatacatattaTACTCCGTTCCTGTTGATAGATGACGGTAAATGTCACTCACTGGTCCGTTAACAGAGACGGAACGGGGGAGTTTAGTGATGTTATGATTGGTGTGTGTTGAGTCTGACCTCCACGGTGCGACACATCTCCTCCATCTGAGAGATGACCGCCTGGATGTGGTCGTTACTGGCGACCAGGTTCGCGATGCCGTCGGTCAGCTCCGTCtgcaaacatacacaacatCAAAACCGGTGATTAGTTAGCTCCAAGCTTTAACATATCAACAGATGTACAACAAATATAAGCCCATAAAGTTAGAGTTAAACAAGTTTCACCTGATTCGTACAATATTTCCTGTATCTCCTGAATACAGAAGACTCATACCAACCCACCTACAGATGGCAGCAACATGAGCAGCATTTATTCTTGAACAGTCATAATATTCCTGGACAAGATTTCAGACATAAAATCCAACCACTTAGCATGATTTCCTGTCAGtacatgtgtttctgtgcaggtCCAGATGTCGACTAAAACTTTATGAACTTTCTCAGACACATTAGAGGACTGTGCAGTGTTGGTGGAGGAATGCACTCCGAGTACTTTCTAATTAGTAAGCCTGTCACCAcctaaaacacaacaacatgagTCACCAGTGTGCATCTGCTGAGAGTATCATATGACATCATGCACATTTTATAGTGTTAGTTACAGTTTTAGCGTCGTTTAAAAGTGTTATTATCAGCGTAACAAACATCCTCACGTCTGCGTAGAACAAATGAAATCACGtagacttttgtttttgaaattaaCCTTTGCATAAAGACGGGGGATCAACAACTTTCCTCTGCCTCATCTAAATTTCAGATGAGTGAttcagagacagagtgagaagaTGGAGAGGCCGGCgctgaaatgtcaacaaagcCAACTGCTCAATAACACGCCGGACGCTGCTGCCGCCGCCATCTGCATGACAAAACTGCTgcactttgtctttgtgtgactttgtgtggaCAAATAAGAAACTGAAGTGATGTATTCGGTTTGATTCTGCATTAAAACAATGTCTAGTATCACTGTAAGTGACGTGGTGTGCCGGTTACACACCAGATACcatgaacaaaacagaaatagaaacgGGAGAGAGTACGGCACATAAAGGCCATCATCCAAAATAAGAAGTGACCCACCcacatgcacaggcacacacactctttggAGAAAGATGAGAGTTTTAGACAACTGTATTCACTCTTAAGTTTGTCCTTTGACCTTTAAACGAGCTCTGCTCCTCAAAAACCTGCCAGCTTTACCTCCAGCGCAACCGCACCTCCGACTCTCTGGGCTGAATCTCTTGGTTTTAGTCTGTGTCTTTGCCTGACAGTGAACTGAAGTGAACTGTGAGGCTGTGAGTAAGGAGTCTTTACCTTCTGTCTCATGTAGACGCTGCTGAGCGGAGCCACATCACAGTCCTTGTGTTGTCCAAACACTTTGCACATGGAGCAGGTCGGCgtctgacatgacagacagtAGATGTTGATCTTCTCCTCTTCGTGTTCTTCGcacatgagctgctgctgctgctgctcaggtttTATGTTTACAAGCCtggaagaaagaagaaaggtTCATTTACAGGCttcttttactcttttttgCGATTGTTAAATGACCTTAAACCTTCTCTGGAAGCTCTTCTCCATATGGATTTTGCAGGCCGACAACAAACCAAACTAAAATTATCTGCCTTATAATATCACCTACTGTAAATGAGTCATTCCCACAGTTtgttgcaaaatgaaaagtGTAGTAACTCTGAGGCATCTGGTCTGAAGAAGAGAAGCTCATGTTTACACCCTCCCAAACTACACTATGATTAATCCAGGAGCACACCGAGTGCTTGTGGGTTAATCCAGAGAGTGAAGGTTTTATTCTTCCTCAAAAAAAGAGTACAAGAAGTACAGACAGTCTTCTCTGCCATGATTTTAATGCACTTCTAATGCGCTTAAAGGGAAAACTTGGCCAATTTTTAATCTCATTTCCATGCACAAGTGGCCTTGTGTCCACAAGACTTGGCAACACTCGTCTGCATTGTTAAAGCAGCTTAGTTAACTCCTGTTATctctaatgtttattttttgacgTCAAACTACGCGAAAGAGTTTGGCTGAGACGTCTGTTGTTTCTTTGCCACCTGGGAACCAAGAGTGTGTCACTATTCGCTTAAAGCGCAGTCGGCTTCTGTGCCCAGAGACATCATAAATCACGTTCCACCCAGATTTGTCACTGCCAGTGTGTAATATACACAATCCTTCCACAGCCTAACATTTAATtatcatacagtacatgttgttTAATGCAACAAACAGTCCTTTGTCCTCTGATGTAGGTGTCTCTGACAGAAATGATGATTAAGTAATGAGAAATTTTTCCacccatgaaaaaaaagaaaagaattatGAGAAACTACACGTTACCAAACATTTGTGAACCTCGCTGCGAACAATCACATCTATTTTAGCCCACACAGATAATGAGGGGACTCCTGTCCTTCTGTCTCCAACCAACGCCAACATCTCCCTTCTTTACCAGTGACTCATTTAGCTTCTATTCTGAAGTGAAAGTGACAAATTTACACTTATGATGACTTAAAGATCAGTGTGGAGTTGTAGTAAGTGTGTACACTTACACAACAGGGGCACATGAACTGAAGAGGCTTCTACTtggaacattttatttattatgtaaacTCACTTTAAGTTGTAACAGACCTCAGGCAACAGAATGTTTTTAAAGCATTGGTGGGGTGACAATAAACAAATTTATGACCAATTCAGGCaaattactgtatgtgtgggaCAGTTAAATTATTAAAGTGAACGCTCTTGAATCTCTGCAGACACAACCCGCCCTAAAGGTCTAAGAAGGTTCACTTACAGATAATAAATCAGCATTATAACATATACAGGTGAGCACCTTTCCAAATGATGTCCAATCAATTGGATTTTGCACAGGTGAAGTCAAATCAAGGTGTACAAACATCTTGAAGACAATCAAGAGAACGAAGAAACCTGAGTTAAAGTTcaagtttcatttttatttcagcatgAAGTTGGACaataaacaaatgtgaaaaaagtaaaggggtctgaatactttttgaaTGCATGGTAAATGAGTGTCCATCTCTGCTGATGACTGGAAATCTTTTTCATCCTGCACTTTTTCcagttttatcagtttctctgtctgtctctgttatACCTCAGTGTCCTGTTCTAAAAACTCATTTGAACAAAAAGGCATTTAATTAAAGTTTTCTTACTTGTTTTATGCTTTTatactcatttatttattcttctgATTTTTCACTGTCCACTTTACATTTCTTCATTGCATTGACACTATGGAAACATGTAATTgtactgtgtattttctgtttttattctgttttactgTGAGGTGCTGGCTCCTATGAATTTAAGCTTTAAAATGATTCAGGGAACAGTGCATACAATACGGATACATCAGCTCTACACTGACGCTTCTAAACCTTCAGAGTAAAGTGATACAACACTGCCCTCTGTTGGTAACAACTCACTATTACAATAACACAGTCTCACTCCAGATTTTATATAATGACATTCATTTTATCATAGTTGTATTTACTATATTTCTAAATGATGATTTGATTAAAtaaattgtttcatttaatttttttgttgtgaGATATTTTAAGGTTGTATGTGAATAtgtttattaataattattatattatgtatCATAAAATAAGTTTTATATCACATTTTGTTCCTGGTTAATATCAGGAAGTGGATTAACCGACTTTTTGGTGAAACTAACATTTGCTCAGTGGTTGATGAGCTTTCTAACTACTGTTgctatcaataataataataataataataataaataataattctaTACAGCAATGACTGAACAGCCTCCTgcagcctccctccctcctgcacactcactcactcactcacctgGAGGACTCCTGCTGTCTGTAGATGTCGATGATGTTCTCCACCAGCAGGTTCCTCTGCAGGCCGTAGACTCCATGCCGGTCCAGCACCACCTCGTGACGGCAGGACGGGCAGCGGAAACGCCCGCCGCTGGCTGTGATGCTGGAGGAGCTGCGGGACTGCCACAGAGGGTTGGCTGACTGGGTAAAGACAAGAGGGGATTAAACAGGCATCTGAGGACCGAGAGGGTCGTTTAACAACTGTTCCTGCTGTTTGTTAAGATATCTGCAGAATCCTCAAAGACCATTCATGAACAGCACAGTTTGTATACAAACTACAAAGCTAACTGTGCTAGCAACAAACAGAGGCTGCATATCTGTCCGTGTTTGGATAATTAGCATCAGTCAGGGTCAGTGGAGAAGTGGAttgagctgcagctgagaggTTTACATAAACATCTTTATACATCTTTAGTGACGTGAAACTGAGTACAAACTTTTCAGAGGCTCCTTGACCATAAGAGGTGACTAGTTGACACTCAAAAGAAAAGGTTTTGGTGGAGTACACCTttaaaactcattaaaacaaaacaaaaacatcttgaaaTCAGTTGGGACACCACTGGAGTCTCACCTGGAAGATGTCGTTGGCACACTTGCGGCAGAGGTTGTGCTGGCAGGGCAGGATGACCACGGGTTTGGAGAACATCTCCAGGCAGACGGGGCAGATCAGCTGCTTCTCCAGGTTCTCCATGGTGGCTCCGCCGCCGGCGCCGGGCCCAGAACTCCCTGCTGATGGAGGCTTGAAGCTCAGAGCAAAGTTCATCACCTCCAAGGGGCGGTGAGTGAAGTatcagaaaagacagaggagggtAACAAGCAGAAGCTTCCAGAAACAAAAGATGGAGGATATTCTAGCTCTTTCTCCTCAAATTCACTCAGCCTCGTCTTTTCCTGTCATTCCTCCCTCAAAAGACAGTTAGATTTCACAGTTTTAGTCGAGTTTTCTCGCTGTTTTCTGCTCTAGCTGTGACTCCGTCTCCTTCCCCAGCTGTCCATCCAGTTACCGCTCTGCCAGCCTGTCTAACCCCATGATAAGACCCCCCCATACCCCCTGTCTCAGTCCCACAGGAGCCCGACTGTTGACTGTTGGTATTTTTAGCTCCCCAGTTTGTTCTGGCTTGGGTTACTGTCTAAACTACGTTCCACAGCCGGACCATTGGAAAGTCCGGGCGTGGCAGAGGATCACTACTGTGGTTCAAATGATAATGTTTTTATGAACTCTGATACATCAGAGGGGATCCTGCTCACATAATGCAACCTCTGGCGGCCATGTCGAAAGTCATTTGCACTTCGGCATAAACAGGCCGGTCCCGTTTCTCAACTTCTGTTTGTCCCTGCAGAACTCAGTAAACAGTATTTAAAGTGAAAACCTGATACATCTGATTTATTTTGCAATCAAATAATGCCATCTTTGTTTAGCTAGCTACGTCTTTTTAGCTCCTTTATTTATCCTTCCTTCCCCTCATATTATTATTAGCTGATTTGCTGACAGCCTGCTGGGCTGTTATAAAGACACAACAAAGCAAAGAAGCCTCATTTGTTTAAGCTAAAATGTTCTCGGGAAAAATCGAATCTCATACTCAACAAAAAGTATTCATTTACAAAAACTTGGATCTTTACAAAAAGCCTGTAATATCTAGTTATCCCTCAGTTTTAAATTATCCAGatattgttcagtttttggaGGATTATCTTAACTTGAGGCTGAGTGAGACAATTAGTAGATATTTAGTGTTTCCTCATACCACCACCTGACTAATTACCAAAAATAATTTGGTAATAAAACCACcaccttgtgtttgtgtgcctccaccaaccagtccagttgcagcTAATCAGCATGTGattttgaactttgacctttgaccatcaaaatcTAAGCAGTTGATCCTTAAGTTCGAATTAATATTTGTGTAAAGAAATTCGCTCAAGGCGTTACTGAGATATCTCGTTCAcgagaatgagacagaaagacagacaattAAATCTATACATATTTGCGATCTACTGGGGCCTGCTGAATTTAGAATGTAAAGGGTTTATGATTGAGTCATCGAGCCAAAGGAGgcagtttgaaaataaaacagagacacagagtctgTCAGTAACTGGATCTCAATATAAAATCTGAATGGAAATAAATGCAGGCCAAGCTGGACGtctcacaacaaacacagctcaTAGGAATAAATGTAAACTACAATCCAGCATCATACAGAATCATCTTTCTAATGTTAGAGTCAATTTAACATCAAATTAACAGAATTAGAAATGAAATACTCTGCTGTAACTCCTGTCTCCTCCACAGTGTGACCAGTCACTTTCTCCCACTGTCCCTGCCCTCTGACCTTTGTCAACTTCCTGGTAAGCAGAGTAAACAGCAGAGGGGTCAGTTCCTAGcgaccaaacacacaaactattTGCTAATCAACAGAATGGAGTCGGCTAAGTAGACTAAGCTACTAATGGGATTACCAGACTATTTATAGGCTCGGGAGCAGAGTAAgctaaacatacaaacacagagctatTCATGCCTCTCCACTACCAGCAATCATTGTACATCAGTGCCACAAAGACCCCtctcttactgtcaacaaacaaCATTAGAGAGACCAAACAGGTATCTTactcctctgtgccatagagctcaATTTTTGTTCCTTCATTACAATAAAAACAGCCACTGTTCTTTATTTTAactcagtctcacacacacacactgtcctgcttcCAAAAATAAGCACTAGATCACCAAATGCGTattaatccaccactgaaaatagcCCCCAACAAATGCAACATGTCTATGCTACGTCACCCTGTTTTCAGAAATTGTTGAGCCTATTCCAAAAGCTAAACCACATAATTTAAACTTCTTTTTAAGGTCAACACATTGCTGGTTCTGTATGGAGTCACAGGAGTGCCATAAAGAAGAATACATCTGtaaaagaataagaaaagaaatgtgGAAATATGCAGGTAAAATGTTCGTCTGGAAGCATCACAGGGTAAATTTTAACACAAcctgtacaacaacaacaaccctgTTAATACTAAAACATCCACTTCCACCAAAAAAGATTAGCTTGAAACTCAGATTGTGCAGTAACATGTATATtatcaaatataaacacaagcagtccacacatactgtacacagacaTGTATACATGCATATATTCTATGTATATAAAGAAACTTATTACATTCAATACATTTATATCACCACACTTTGCACCACTTGTATCCTTGTTTACAACTTTAAGAAACTGTTTGACTTGTAAATAGACTCTGTTGTCCTTTTGGTGTTgctatacttttttttttcttttttttttcacccactTGAATGTACATAATAgtcatttgtttatatttattcatcataCTTTGCCAATAAAGCTGATTAAGCTGATTGATAATTTCACAAGCGAGTACAAATACAAGACAAAGTAACAGACAGGAAGTTATAAAATCCccgttttttttatttggttgaATTTCAGAATAACTGATTTACAGGTCGTCCACAGGGAACTACAACAGAGACACgccccaaaacaaaaaacaaaaaactacaatgataaaatttcttcctcatgttaatattttcttgacactctttaaagaaaaacagcaattttgGTAGATTGTACCGCTGGAAACCTTCATCATCCATCTATCCCAGGAGGAACGTTAGCTCCACGCTAACTGTTTTTAGCATACATTAGCATAATGTTCACTTAACGCAGTGTATGCTAAAAGGTTAGCATGGAGCATTTCAGCCAGATTTaaagtagacacacacatacacacacacacacacaactttagAGTCTGCGCTCCTCATTTAAAAGTTGACCTCCCACCATCGTCACTTTTAGTAATATTACATATAAGTTATGGTTTTTCTgtgtaatataaataaaaaatgaaaataaaaaaatgcatgtaCACTGTTTAAACAGACATTAATCCATAAAACATGTCCATTAACAATGAGGAATTTTGTCAGTTATTTTGCCGTTTTGTGAGTTATttacaacaatttaaaaaataataataaatagcaTGTCTCTTTTCAGTGCTCCACAGCTTCTTTTATACTGAAGtggtttgttttaaaagaaCTAAATACCTGAAATGTTACGAGACACTCTTGAAATTACAAATATGTTTTGGCtattgatgttaaaaaaaaaaaaaaagtttgcagaGCGTTCCACTGAGAAATAAGAGCTGATATGTAAATTCCATCAAAGACAGAGCCAGTATAGTGTAATGgagatgtttgttgttgtaattttaaaaaaaggaaacaaagagctTGGTTGCTGGTCCTACATGTAGGTCTACATTAGTTTATTGCAGTTCACCAGGCATTGTTGAAGAGTTTTAGCAGCTGAGAAATGAGTTTAATCTTAGTGTAACAGTGCATTTCATAGACAGACACACTATGGATTTTATTTATCATGtgggaaagacaaaaaaagattaaCCTTTAATTTTCACTCCGTCattagaaaaggaaaacatttcatttaaaaaccacaaatatttACCTACAAGTAACAAAACTCCACACTGGACAATAACTCTCCAAAGCATATCAACTTATCGACTTTCACATGGCTCAAACAAAACGTTACAGGTGCAATTTGGATGTTTGTGCTAACGCaacatagccaacgttagcattaacagctgtttaattaccagtctagaagaaatgtttcGAGTTCAGGATCAAAATTTATTCCtttacacacagagagctgtttcaacaccaatgttaacttgttttgtttctatttctattgcttctcttcctctactgaagttagcatgctaaccagctagccccagcccatcCCGTCTAATAATACAACTTTgtaatagtgagtcactgtagcgtccagtctgcaTAGGCTGATGCTAACACCAGCTAGGTAGCgttagcaaaaacttacatagaGCACCTTTAAAGATTTGATTGAATTAAAAGGGACCTAATAACTCATGGCAGCCAAATGTTCCAAGGACgagacctttttcttttcaaataactGACTTACTAGTTagacattttgagaaattattttctttcttgctgagagttagatgagaggattgataccaccCTCAGgtctgtgcagtaaatatgaagctacagccagaaggtgattagcttagcttagcacaaagactggaaataagggaaaacagctagcctggttcaGTCCGATGGCAGCAGGTTA from Lates calcarifer isolate ASB-BC8 linkage group LG7_1, TLL_Latcal_v3, whole genome shotgun sequence carries:
- the trim54 gene encoding tripartite motif-containing protein 54 is translated as MNFALSFKPPSAGSSGPGAGGGATMENLEKQLICPVCLEMFSKPVVILPCQHNLCRKCANDIFQSANPLWQSRSSSSITASGGRFRCPSCRHEVVLDRHGVYGLQRNLLVENIIDIYRQQESSRLVNIKPEQQQQQLMCEEHEEEKINIYCLSCQTPTCSMCKVFGQHKDCDVAPLSSVYMRQKTELTDGIANLVASNDHIQAVISQMEEMCRTVEENGQRQREQLANHFDCLVAILEERKQELVGLISRQQDDKLKHVRSLIRRHSDQLEAAVTLVESAIQSMEEPHMPLFIQSAKLILENMAATARASNVKRPELGYENMSHFVIDTDDLADMLRNIDFCPGVGDDGEEDPEEEESDLDFGSRY